The DNA region TGCATCGTCTCATGGCTCTCTGTCGTCGGCGTTGGGTGACTGAAGGCCTGGACCAGCAGATTGGGACGGCATTTGAATGGCACTCCAAGCCATCATGGAAACCTCGGATTTAAGCGGGCATAATATCGTGATAGCAAAGGATGTCCAAAAGTTGCATCATGGGAGAGTGCCGGAAAGCTGGGTGTTTGAGACGATATTTGAAGGGCGTGATGCGTCGTTGGGCATGTTGGACTGAATGAAGACTGGAGAGCTGAACTGACTTGAGCTGAAGACGACCCCGATCCAAGACTCTAGAACGCACCTTCCTGACCAAAGATATCCACAGTCCACATCAAACTGGGAAGTTTCGGCCGCAAACATGGCCCACCTTGCTGCACGCGCCAATGTTTCCCCGGACTCGGGATTTCCAGtcaccctccacccacacttcaaccccaagatcAAAGATCATGTCCCTCCAGAGCCACCACACAAAGAGCGAACCCCAGCGCCCGACAGAGGTCTCTTTGCCAACCCCGACAAGAAATCGTTGCTCTCGATCCCCGGTATCAAAGTGGTTCCCTTGACCGAATCGATTGGAACCGTCCTGGAGAATGTTCAGCTCTCCGCCTTGACACCACAACAGCTCGATGAGCTTGCTCTGCTGGTCAACGAACGCGGTGTGGTCTTCTTCCGCTCTCAAGATCTGACCACTGAAGGTCAGGTTAAACTCTTTGAACACTATGGAGAGCTCGACCGTCACCCGTCTCAGAAAGACACGCGCCATCATGTCATCAGAGGCAGCACCATAGATCACAGGGAGATATTGGCCTACACCCCTTGGCCAAGCGGCGATTTCCATGCCGACACCTCTTTCGAGATCAACCCGCCATCTTACTCGATGCTCAGAATGGAAGAGCACCCgcctgttggtggtgacacGGCGTGGGTATCGTCTTATGGTCTGTACGATACTCTGTCGGATGCCATGAAGTATGCTCATTGTTGTCACTGCTCCGATATGTCTTTTGTGTCCTGACAAAGCGTAAACAGAAACTTTTTGTCCGGTCTTCACGCCGTTCACACCTCTCGTCTTCAGTACGACACTATCCTCGACCTTTGGCAAGTGCCTCCCAACCGTGCCCCAATcgacacccaccaccccgctGTTCGGACTCATCCAGTCACTGGCCTCCGGGCACTGAACGTCAATCCCGGCTTTGTCACGGGCTTCGCCGAGTTGAAGAAATATGAAGGTGATAAGATTTTGGACTTCTTGAACTATCACATCCATTCTGCGGATGACCATTATGTACGATTCaagtgggaggtggggagtGTTGCGTTGTGGGACAACCGAGCCGTGGTTCATCGCGTAATTCCCGGATCGTACGAGACCCCTAGGAGAGGCATTAGAACGACTGTTTTTGGAGAAAAGCGTATGTACTACTGGTGCATTGTGTCGGGGTGTTGATCGAACTGATAGCTGACGTGAACTTGAACAGCATACTTCGATCCGAAGAGCGAGGGAAGGTTGGAGAGACAAAAGAGGCTAAAAGCTGAGAAAGAGAACGAAGATAAAGCCAATGGTGTCAATGGAACCAACGGCAATGGGGTCAGCCACTGAGTGGCATTTGTCGATGTGGAAGATACGGGGAAAATACGGGGAAAATACGGGGAATATCCCAGGCATGTGGGTTGGATCATGTTGGTTCCAGACACGGTATATCTCAGGTTTCACAAGCATGCTTTCGACGATGACCACATCCAGTtgttgtgggagaggaatGCGAAATCAAGGTGGCGAATCAGCCAAGGCCCGAATCATTGTCCCCGTGTTTCTTTTGGTATAATACATTTTTTGAATTATTTCAGTGTTGCAACTAAATAATTGCCATGTTGTCCCTGAACTGCACAATCAGCATCCGGCCACATGAGACAAAACACGAGCCGGAGAAGTCCCAGATAGAGCGTTGGGACCCAGCAAACATTTAATGGCTCTCACGATGCAGACTACAGGCGTTACCAAGGAAaaaccctctccaaaaaaTGGCACTGCAAAAGTAAGTAGTTAATAATAATTACGCATTTTATGGGTTTGCAATGCCGATtattttggggggagggtgccaAAAAAGGGAACCTTCCTGTGACGGAGACAGGTCTTcactaggtacctaggtactaGTTGTTTTTGAAGCCCACACCAATGAGACCAACATCATTATAGTTTTGGTTAATGTGACGATATCTATGTTCGACTGTCTTTGATTGATGTCTTTTTCATT from Podospora pseudoanserina strain CBS 124.78 chromosome 1, whole genome shotgun sequence includes:
- a CDS encoding hypothetical protein (COG:E; EggNog:ENOG503NTVZ), producing MAHLAARANVSPDSGFPVTLHPHFNPKIKDHVPPEPPHKERTPAPDRGLFANPDKKSLLSIPGIKVVPLTESIGTVLENVQLSALTPQQLDELALLVNERGVVFFRSQDLTTEGQVKLFEHYGELDRHPSQKDTRHHVIRGSTIDHREILAYTPWPSGDFHADTSFEINPPSYSMLRMEEHPPVGGDTAWVSSYGLYDTLSDAMKYAHFTGLRALNVNPGFVTGFAELKKYEGDKILDFLNYHIHSADDHYVRFKWEVGSVALWDNRAVVHRVIPGSYETPRRGIRTTVFGEKPYFDPKSEGRLERQKRLKAEKENEDKANGVNGTNGNGVSH